A single genomic interval of Zobellia nedashkovskayae harbors:
- a CDS encoding TetR/AcrR family transcriptional regulator — translation MRPQKVLDKDIVANLVDVFRSKGYDGASLSDLAEKTGLKKASLYHRFPDGKQGMAVAVMNHLGKRAEKKVFSSLRDESISPVQRLANGLDNIRYIYTGGKDACILRAFSLGSGLELFGKQIESGMIEWVEAFKSLGKALGLSDTLAQQYAIKTLLEIQGSLVVTKGLNDLSIFDQTLKDIELRYLNK, via the coding sequence ATGAGACCACAGAAAGTATTAGATAAAGATATTGTAGCAAACCTAGTTGACGTTTTTAGGTCTAAGGGTTATGACGGAGCAAGTCTTTCTGACCTCGCAGAAAAAACTGGTTTAAAAAAGGCTAGTCTGTATCATCGCTTTCCAGATGGAAAGCAAGGTATGGCCGTGGCTGTTATGAATCATCTTGGTAAAAGGGCGGAGAAAAAGGTTTTTAGTTCTTTGCGGGACGAAAGTATTTCTCCTGTTCAAAGATTAGCTAACGGATTGGATAACATTAGGTACATATATACTGGAGGGAAGGACGCATGTATTCTGAGGGCTTTCTCATTAGGCTCTGGTTTAGAATTGTTCGGAAAGCAAATTGAAAGTGGAATGATAGAATGGGTAGAGGCTTTCAAAAGTTTAGGTAAAGCTTTAGGATTGTCAGATACATTAGCGCAGCAATATGCGATAAAAACTTTATTGGAAATCCAAGGAAGTCTTGTTGTGACTAAAGGATTAAATGATTTGAGCATATTTGATCAAACATTAAAGGATATTGAATTAAGATATTTAAACAAATAA
- a CDS encoding alpha/beta fold hydrolase has translation MKNLILYALTIVPLFTFGATSPDIEISNENMTTIKYRTLEVNGVNIAYREAGDPQNQTIVLLHGFPTSSHQYRKVLNQLSDEFHLVAPDYPGFGNSDFSDASEYEYTFDNLAATIDAFLEKKKITSYALMIQDYGAPVGFRIATAHPERITAIINQNGNAYEEGLGAAWKETKSMWANRNKQTEEALLHAFSLDGLKWQYTHGTRNPENVNPDTWNLDYLRMSRPNAHAMNLNLFYDYRNNIKLYPKWQQYLRDNQPPLLIVWGKNDAFFPESGAIAFKKDVKNIDYNIYDTGHFALEEDADKIIPKMRSFLREIKK, from the coding sequence ATGAAAAATTTAATTTTATACGCTTTGACCATTGTCCCTCTATTCACATTTGGAGCAACATCACCTGATATAGAAATATCAAATGAAAATATGACAACTATTAAGTATCGAACCCTTGAGGTTAACGGAGTAAACATTGCATACAGAGAAGCAGGTGATCCTCAAAACCAGACTATAGTTTTGCTCCACGGTTTTCCAACTTCTTCCCATCAATATAGAAAGGTATTAAATCAATTATCGGACGAGTTTCATTTAGTAGCACCAGATTATCCAGGATTTGGTAATAGTGATTTTTCTGATGCAAGTGAATACGAATACACTTTTGATAATCTGGCAGCAACAATAGATGCTTTTCTAGAAAAAAAGAAAATCACCTCTTATGCATTAATGATTCAAGATTACGGAGCTCCTGTAGGATTTAGAATCGCAACAGCTCATCCGGAAAGGATTACAGCCATTATTAATCAAAATGGTAATGCCTATGAAGAAGGATTGGGAGCGGCTTGGAAGGAAACCAAATCTATGTGGGCGAATAGAAATAAGCAGACAGAAGAGGCTCTATTGCATGCTTTTTCTTTGGATGGCCTAAAGTGGCAATATACACATGGAACGAGAAACCCGGAAAATGTAAATCCCGATACTTGGAATTTGGATTATTTACGAATGTCTCGCCCCAATGCCCATGCTATGAATTTAAATTTATTCTATGACTATCGGAATAACATAAAATTGTATCCAAAATGGCAACAATATTTGAGGGATAATCAACCTCCGCTATTAATTGTTTGGGGAAAGAACGATGCTTTCTTTCCTGAAAGTGGTGCCATAGCCTTCAAAAAAGACGTAAAAAATATTGATTACAATATTTATGATACCGGTCATTTTGCCTTAGAGGAGGATGCGGATAAGATTATCCCAAAAATGAGAAGTTTTTTGAGGGAGATTAAAAAGTAG
- a CDS encoding HipA family kinase — MNAIEIRTVDVVQYIKPLREGGSLPGLVKADDEFLYVIKFRGAGQGKKALIAELIGAELARAMGLQVPEIVFMNLDDSFSKTEPDEEIQDLLKFSVGLNLGLHFLSGSIVYDPLVSIADPFTASKVVLLDSMISNIDRTAKNTNLLNWHKELWLIDHGSSFYFHHNWETWQTHLERTFPAIKDHVLLERATELPKAAAEIRAQIDETIIAEIVSKIPEDWLLSESEPLSPKEMRSAYKEFLNTRLAKLEVLVKEAQDAR, encoded by the coding sequence ATGAATGCAATTGAAATTAGAACTGTAGATGTGGTTCAGTACATAAAGCCTTTACGAGAAGGAGGTTCCCTTCCGGGTCTCGTAAAAGCGGATGATGAATTTCTGTATGTTATAAAGTTTAGAGGGGCAGGCCAAGGTAAGAAAGCTTTGATTGCAGAACTTATAGGTGCCGAACTTGCACGGGCTATGGGTCTTCAGGTGCCTGAAATCGTTTTTATGAATTTAGACGATAGTTTTAGTAAGACGGAACCTGACGAAGAAATTCAAGATTTACTGAAATTTAGTGTTGGTCTCAATCTTGGCTTGCATTTTCTGTCGGGATCAATTGTTTATGACCCGTTGGTTTCTATTGCAGACCCTTTTACGGCTTCAAAAGTAGTGCTTCTAGATAGTATGATAAGTAATATAGATCGTACAGCAAAGAATACCAACCTTCTCAATTGGCATAAAGAACTTTGGCTAATTGATCATGGGTCTAGTTTTTATTTCCACCATAATTGGGAAACTTGGCAAACGCATTTAGAAAGAACTTTTCCGGCTATTAAAGACCATGTGCTTTTGGAACGTGCTACTGAGTTGCCAAAGGCAGCAGCAGAAATAAGAGCGCAAATAGACGAAACTATTATTGCAGAAATAGTATCTAAAATACCCGAAGATTGGCTTTTAAGTGAATCAGAGCCATTATCCCCAAAAGAGATGCGTTCAGCTTATAAAGAATTTTTGAATACCCGGTTGGCAAAACTAGAGGTATTGGTTAAAGAAGCTCAGGATGCAAGATAG
- a CDS encoding DUF3037 domain-containing protein produces MQDRVTYEFAIIRLVPKVEREEFINVGAIVFSKRKKYLRMRFMIDKTRIKAFSPEIDAEAIEAYLKAWELVCTGEPKSGAIGKLDLPSRFRWLTASRSTIIQSSKPHPGLCFDPQEELDSLFEKHVL; encoded by the coding sequence ATGCAAGATAGAGTTACTTATGAATTTGCCATTATTAGGCTTGTACCGAAGGTTGAGCGAGAAGAGTTTATAAACGTAGGTGCTATCGTATTCTCTAAAAGGAAAAAATATCTGCGCATGAGATTTATGATTGATAAGACACGGATAAAAGCATTCTCGCCTGAAATAGATGCTGAAGCTATTGAAGCGTATCTAAAAGCTTGGGAGTTGGTTTGTACAGGTGAACCAAAAAGTGGAGCTATTGGAAAGCTAGATTTGCCATCAAGGTTCCGTTGGCTTACAGCGTCTAGAAGTACAATTATACAAAGCTCAAAACCGCATCCGGGTCTCTGTTTTGACCCTCAGGAAGAATTGGATAGCCTCTTTGAAAAACATGTGCTTTAA
- a CDS encoding PAS domain-containing sensor histidine kinase, producing the protein MSLPTSPNNHLDKDNFYTQTVLNNMGDSVFVKDAESKMVLVNDAFCKMMGLPREEMIGKTLAEEVTPEERESFLKIDWQVLADGIENINEEEMTVRGGETHILSTRKSRFIDENGDKFLICVVRDITDQKKAEENLHESETQLKEVLATKDRLLSIIAHDLRSPFNNITLLSDLLGDSVKRNDVGQSEEYLELINKTTQNTLTLLDNLLNWSKSQTGQLDFKSEKVDVNKVVSQTLELSKAIARTKNIELNYVESDTIQVCSDHKIIKTIIRNLVSNSIKFTKPGGSINVLTTQNETHLEVTVSDNGVGMSPDICDKLFCVNTNMARVGTASEKGSGFGLVLCKEFVEKLGGEIWAESTLDKGSDFKFTIPLNNNTKPNFNLARN; encoded by the coding sequence ATGAGCCTACCAACTAGCCCGAATAATCATTTAGATAAAGACAATTTTTACACTCAAACTGTTCTTAACAACATGGGTGATTCTGTTTTTGTAAAAGATGCAGAAAGCAAAATGGTATTGGTTAACGATGCTTTTTGTAAAATGATGGGGCTTCCACGTGAGGAAATGATAGGTAAAACTCTTGCGGAAGAAGTTACACCAGAAGAACGAGAATCTTTTCTTAAGATTGATTGGCAAGTCTTGGCAGATGGTATAGAAAACATCAATGAGGAAGAGATGACAGTAAGAGGAGGTGAAACACATATTTTATCAACTCGAAAATCACGTTTTATTGATGAAAATGGGGATAAATTTCTGATTTGTGTGGTACGGGATATCACAGATCAGAAAAAAGCAGAGGAAAATTTACACGAAAGTGAGACTCAATTAAAAGAAGTGCTTGCGACTAAAGACAGATTACTGTCTATAATTGCACATGATTTAAGAAGCCCTTTCAATAATATTACTTTATTGTCAGATTTGTTGGGTGATTCGGTTAAAAGGAATGATGTAGGACAATCTGAGGAATATTTGGAATTGATTAATAAAACAACCCAAAACACCCTGACTTTACTGGACAACCTTTTGAACTGGTCAAAATCTCAAACAGGACAACTAGATTTTAAATCGGAAAAAGTAGATGTTAACAAGGTAGTTAGCCAGACGTTAGAACTGTCAAAAGCAATTGCGAGAACTAAAAATATAGAACTGAACTATGTAGAAAGCGATACTATTCAGGTATGTTCTGATCATAAAATAATAAAAACAATAATCCGTAATCTTGTCTCAAACTCTATTAAGTTTACTAAGCCAGGAGGAAGTATTAATGTTTTAACAACACAGAATGAAACCCATTTAGAAGTAACTGTTTCCGATAATGGAGTGGGTATGAGTCCGGATATCTGCGATAAATTGTTTTGTGTAAACACCAATATGGCCCGTGTTGGTACGGCAAGTGAAAAAGGCTCTGGTTTTGGGTTAGTGCTCTGTAAAGAGTTTGTAGAAAAACTTGGCGGAGAAATTTGGGCAGAAAGCACTTTGGATAAGGGTAGTGATTTTAAGTTTACAATACCTCTGAATAATAATACAAAGCCCAATTTTAATTTAGCTCGAAATTAA
- a CDS encoding ACT domain-containing protein, which produces MAGEKNLAEMIKGMTPKLNEGEYVFITLTDANQISRADTLCEFKEQEGTTVIIAKQKADALRLPYEYVASWITLEIHSSLEGVGLTALFSSELAKNNISCNVVAAYYHDHIFIDHKNAEKAVTVLKQLSESYSER; this is translated from the coding sequence ATGGCAGGAGAGAAGAACTTAGCGGAAATGATAAAGGGTATGACCCCAAAATTGAATGAAGGCGAATATGTATTTATAACCTTAACGGATGCAAACCAAATTTCTAGAGCTGATACCCTTTGTGAGTTCAAAGAGCAGGAGGGAACAACTGTTATAATAGCAAAACAAAAAGCTGATGCTTTACGTCTTCCGTATGAATATGTTGCTTCTTGGATAACTTTAGAAATCCATTCTTCTTTAGAAGGAGTAGGACTCACGGCCCTATTTTCTTCAGAGCTGGCAAAAAACAATATTAGTTGTAATGTGGTTGCCGCGTATTACCACGATCATATTTTTATAGACCATAAAAATGCGGAAAAAGCCGTAACGGTCTTAAAGCAATTGTCTGAAAGTTATTCAGAAAGATAG
- a CDS encoding gluconate:H+ symporter produces the protein MPLAIVIAGIFILFILIARFKLNAFIAFIIVSLLVGVAEGMDFETVTKSIQSGIGNTLGYLILILGLGAMLGKLVADSGAAQRITTQMIEKFGKKYIQWAVVLTGFIVGIPMFYTVGFVILIPLVFTVAAATRLPLIYVGLPMLASLSVTHGYLPPHPAPTGIAVIFNADIGKTLLYGILVAIPAIIVAGPLLARSIKNVEATPLKEFLNPRILTDDEMPSTATSILTALLPVILIALASVIALVLPEENPIRKATDILGNPVMAMLISVLVAIYTLGLARGKKMKDVMDSVASAVSGITMVLLIIAGAGALKQVLIDSGVSDYIGDMLKGSTVSPLILAWLIATVIRVCVGSATVAGLTAAGIVLPLIANTDVSPELMVLAIGSGSLMLSHVNDSGFWLYKEYFNLSVKDTLKTWTVMETTVGVMGLIGVLVLDIFI, from the coding sequence ATGCCACTTGCCATTGTTATTGCCGGAATTTTCATTCTTTTTATTTTAATAGCCCGCTTCAAACTTAATGCTTTCATTGCTTTTATCATCGTCTCCCTATTGGTAGGTGTTGCCGAAGGAATGGATTTTGAAACCGTTACCAAGTCCATACAATCAGGAATAGGTAATACTTTAGGTTATTTGATCCTAATTCTTGGACTTGGTGCAATGCTGGGAAAGCTCGTAGCAGATAGTGGTGCGGCGCAGCGTATTACTACGCAAATGATAGAGAAATTCGGGAAGAAATATATTCAATGGGCCGTAGTTCTTACTGGTTTCATTGTGGGTATACCTATGTTCTATACGGTAGGTTTTGTTATTTTAATTCCGTTGGTATTCACCGTGGCTGCAGCTACTAGGCTTCCATTAATTTATGTGGGTCTACCCATGTTGGCATCCCTTTCGGTAACGCATGGGTACCTTCCTCCGCATCCGGCCCCTACAGGTATCGCTGTTATTTTTAATGCTGATATAGGGAAAACGTTATTGTATGGTATTCTTGTGGCTATCCCTGCCATAATTGTTGCGGGTCCTCTTTTGGCACGTTCCATTAAAAATGTAGAAGCAACACCTTTAAAAGAATTTTTAAACCCGAGAATTTTGACAGATGATGAAATGCCAAGTACGGCTACTAGTATTCTTACGGCCTTACTACCGGTTATTCTCATTGCTCTAGCCTCTGTAATTGCATTGGTACTTCCCGAAGAAAACCCGATTAGAAAAGCAACCGATATTTTAGGGAATCCTGTAATGGCTATGCTTATATCGGTTTTAGTGGCTATTTATACATTAGGATTGGCAAGGGGCAAAAAAATGAAAGATGTAATGGACTCCGTAGCGAGTGCAGTTTCGGGTATTACCATGGTACTTCTTATTATAGCAGGAGCCGGTGCTTTAAAACAAGTGCTTATAGATAGCGGTGTAAGTGACTATATTGGTGATATGCTTAAAGGTTCTACGGTTTCCCCTTTAATATTGGCTTGGCTTATTGCTACAGTCATTAGGGTGTGTGTAGGTTCAGCAACGGTTGCGGGTCTTACGGCCGCCGGTATAGTGTTGCCTTTAATTGCTAATACAGATGTTAGCCCGGAGCTAATGGTTTTGGCCATTGGTTCTGGAAGTTTAATGCTGTCACATGTTAACGATAGTGGGTTCTGGCTTTATAAAGAATATTTTAATCTATCGGTAAAGGATACTTTAAAAACATGGACAGTAATGGAAACTACCGTTGGTGTTATGGGCCTTATTGGCGTTCTTGTTTTAGATATTTTCATATAA
- a CDS encoding GDSL-type esterase/lipase family protein gives MMKRRQFINRTALAAVGTSLIGCFDHSKFELKKNQVVGCFGDSITYSGYNGYVEMLQEKFNKEKPELNIKFINFGKSSETVSGLTEEDHPGPRPYLFERLDEILDKNPIDVALFCYGINDGIYGKPSEELFRSFKIGVYSFLEKMRQRDIKTILLTPPPLAERHLENQNTASYSYKNPYPKYDKEVLEKFTDIILEMQHPYANAEINIRKPLFKNQKECYDKDPVHPNKNGHRLIADTIFGNLSF, from the coding sequence ATGATGAAGAGAAGACAATTCATAAACCGAACGGCTCTTGCCGCAGTAGGTACTAGTTTAATAGGGTGTTTTGACCATTCCAAATTCGAATTAAAGAAAAATCAAGTAGTAGGTTGTTTTGGAGATAGCATCACCTACTCAGGTTATAATGGCTATGTTGAAATGCTACAAGAGAAGTTCAATAAAGAAAAACCGGAACTCAATATTAAGTTTATCAACTTTGGTAAAAGTAGTGAAACCGTAAGTGGACTCACAGAAGAAGACCATCCTGGCCCAAGGCCTTACCTTTTTGAGCGCCTAGATGAAATTCTTGACAAAAACCCAATAGATGTGGCACTTTTCTGCTACGGTATCAATGACGGAATTTATGGAAAACCTTCAGAGGAATTATTTAGAAGCTTTAAAATAGGGGTCTATTCGTTCCTTGAAAAAATGCGTCAGAGAGATATTAAGACCATTTTATTAACGCCACCGCCATTGGCCGAGCGGCATTTGGAAAATCAGAACACTGCTTCGTATAGCTATAAAAATCCGTATCCAAAATATGATAAGGAAGTATTGGAAAAGTTTACGGATATCATTTTAGAAATGCAGCATCCTTATGCGAATGCCGAGATAAACATTCGCAAACCTCTTTTTAAAAATCAAAAGGAGTGCTATGATAAGGATCCAGTTCATCCAAATAAGAACGGTCATAGATTGATTGCCGATACGATTTTTGGTAATTTATCGTTTTAA